A stretch of the Comamonas testosteroni TK102 genome encodes the following:
- a CDS encoding HD domain-containing protein: MNARANFLRMQDSTREDWQLIGGEFAHFTSGLPDRVMAHLKLLEGDYGGFPVDRYTHSLQTATRALRDGRDEEYVVCALLHDIGDTLGSFNHPDIAAAVLQPFVSEANHWMVQHHGIFQGHYFFHHIGLDRDMREQFRNHPHYTRTAEFCELYDNPAFDPQAETLPMSEFEPMLRRLMQRPRQSIYKAAMESEMQDARKS, from the coding sequence ATGAATGCACGGGCGAACTTTCTGCGCATGCAAGACAGCACGCGTGAAGACTGGCAATTGATCGGCGGCGAATTCGCACACTTCACCAGCGGCCTGCCCGACAGGGTGATGGCCCATCTGAAGCTGCTGGAAGGCGACTATGGCGGCTTTCCGGTGGACCGCTACACCCACTCCCTGCAAACCGCCACGCGCGCGCTGCGCGACGGCCGCGACGAGGAGTATGTGGTGTGCGCACTGCTGCACGACATCGGCGACACCCTCGGGTCCTTCAACCACCCCGACATAGCCGCAGCGGTTCTCCAGCCCTTTGTGAGCGAGGCCAACCACTGGATGGTCCAGCATCACGGCATCTTCCAGGGTCACTATTTCTTCCATCACATCGGCCTGGACAGGGACATGCGCGAGCAGTTCCGGAACCATCCGCACTACACGCGCACGGCCGAGTTCTGCGAACTCTATGACAACCCGGCCTTCGATCCCCAGGCCGAGACCCTGCCCATGAGTGAATTCGAGCCCATGCTACGCCGCCTGATGCAGCGGCCCCGGCAAAGCATCTACAAGGCCGCCATGGAATCGGAGATGCAGGACGCTCGGAAGTCTTAG
- the boxA gene encoding benzoyl-CoA 2,3-epoxidase subunit BoxA, translated as MSTITLIENGILKQHLIDPEICIRCNTCEATCPVDAITHDDNNYVVMADKCNGCMDCISPCPTGSIDNWRLVSASKPYSVTEQLGWESLPEELCADVLAAAQTTENAVDVQDLSQAQAVIAAAAGLADNGAAEVFRAASYGATTPPWSAAHAYTNLHGPKAPVTATVVGNLNCTEAGFDNETHHIVLDFGAMPFPVLEGQSLGIVPPGVDAGGKPHVARQYSIASARNGERPGYNNLALTVKRVVEDHQGQPVRGVASNYLCDLQVGDKVQVIGPFGSSFLMPNHPRSHIVMICTGTGSAPMRAMTEWRRRLRKSGKFDSGKLLLFFGARTPQELPYFGPLQNLPKDFIDINFAFSRVAGQARRYVQDAMRERSADLMELLRDDNTHIYVCGLKSMEDGVVLALRDVAQQAGLGWDELGSRLKREGRLHLETY; from the coding sequence ATGAGCACCATCACGCTGATTGAAAACGGCATCCTGAAGCAGCATCTGATCGACCCGGAGATCTGCATTCGCTGCAACACCTGCGAGGCAACCTGCCCCGTGGACGCCATCACGCATGACGACAACAACTATGTAGTCATGGCGGACAAGTGCAACGGCTGCATGGACTGCATCTCGCCCTGCCCCACGGGCTCCATCGACAACTGGCGCCTGGTGTCGGCAAGCAAGCCCTACAGCGTGACCGAGCAACTGGGCTGGGAGAGCCTGCCCGAAGAGCTTTGCGCCGACGTGCTGGCCGCCGCGCAGACGACCGAGAATGCCGTCGATGTGCAGGACCTGAGCCAGGCCCAGGCCGTGATCGCGGCCGCTGCCGGTCTGGCCGATAACGGCGCTGCGGAAGTCTTTCGCGCCGCCAGCTATGGCGCCACCACGCCGCCCTGGTCTGCCGCCCATGCCTACACCAATCTGCATGGTCCCAAGGCTCCGGTGACGGCCACGGTGGTGGGCAATCTGAACTGCACGGAAGCCGGCTTCGACAACGAGACCCACCATATCGTGCTGGACTTCGGCGCCATGCCTTTTCCGGTGCTCGAAGGCCAGTCGCTGGGCATTGTCCCGCCCGGCGTGGATGCCGGCGGCAAGCCCCATGTGGCACGCCAGTACTCGATTGCCAGCGCCCGCAACGGCGAACGCCCCGGCTACAACAATCTGGCATTGACCGTGAAACGCGTGGTCGAGGATCACCAGGGCCAGCCCGTGCGCGGCGTGGCCAGCAACTATCTCTGCGATCTGCAGGTGGGCGACAAGGTGCAGGTCATAGGTCCGTTCGGCAGCAGCTTTCTCATGCCCAACCACCCGCGCTCGCACATCGTGATGATCTGCACCGGCACGGGCAGCGCGCCCATGCGCGCCATGACGGAGTGGCGCCGCCGCCTGCGCAAGAGCGGCAAGTTCGACAGCGGGAAACTGCTGCTGTTCTTCGGTGCGCGCACGCCTCAGGAGCTGCCCTATTTCGGCCCCTTGCAGAACCTGCCCAAGGATTTCATCGACATCAACTTCGCCTTCTCGCGCGTGGCCGGCCAGGCCAGGCGCTATGTGCAGGACGCCATGCGTGAGCGCTCGGCCGACCTCATGGAGCTGCTGCGCGACGACAACACGCATATCTATGTCTGCGGTCTCAAAAGCATGGAGGACGGGGTCGTGCTGGCCCTGCGTGACGTGGCCCAGCAAGCAGGACTGGGCTGGGATGAACTTGGCTCAAGGCTCAAGCGCGAAGGACGTCTGCACCTGGAAACCTACTGA
- a CDS encoding aspartate/glutamate racemase family protein: MRAVGILGGMGPAAGADFVRLFVQACTRHLQGQGLPVHDQAYPEHWLVQLPMPDRTQALRSDPQSPAGPAAHLLQGAGRLAALGVRSMALACNTAHAWHGQIQALFPQLRVLHIAQQTALHLKAGGARQALVLATDGTYDSGLYDAALADCGIAALRPGPAGRARLMQGIYEGVKQGDMPLAVQCFGEALAPLLQRHGAVPVIMGCTEIPLALPQASQARGAELVDPAWILACALAQDAYAH; encoded by the coding sequence ATGCGGGCGGTCGGCATTCTTGGCGGCATGGGGCCTGCAGCGGGCGCGGATTTCGTGCGCCTGTTCGTGCAGGCCTGCACCCGGCACCTGCAGGGCCAGGGCCTGCCCGTGCACGACCAGGCCTATCCCGAGCACTGGCTGGTGCAGCTGCCCATGCCCGATCGCACACAGGCGCTGCGCAGCGATCCGCAGTCCCCTGCGGGCCCGGCTGCGCATCTGCTGCAGGGTGCGGGCCGGCTCGCGGCCCTGGGCGTGCGCAGCATGGCCCTGGCCTGCAACACGGCCCATGCCTGGCATGGGCAGATACAGGCGCTTTTCCCGCAGCTGCGCGTGCTGCACATCGCGCAGCAGACGGCGCTGCACCTGAAGGCAGGTGGCGCGCGCCAGGCCCTGGTGCTGGCCACGGATGGCACTTATGACAGCGGGCTCTACGACGCGGCGCTGGCCGATTGCGGCATTGCCGCATTGCGGCCAGGACCGGCGGGCCGGGCCCGGCTCATGCAAGGCATCTACGAGGGTGTGAAACAGGGCGATATGCCGCTGGCCGTGCAATGCTTCGGCGAGGCGCTGGCGCCGCTGCTTCAGCGCCATGGCGCCGTGCCAGTGATCATGGGCTGTACCGAGATTCCGCTGGCCCTGCCGCAGGCATCGCAGGCCCGCGGCGCCGAGCTGGTGGACCCGGCCTGGATACTGGCCTGTGCGTTGGCGCAGGATGCCTACGCGCATTAG
- a CDS encoding amino acid ABC transporter substrate-binding protein, translating to MQLHSTVLCAALGLGFLGAAHSDTLAKVRDSGRITLAYRESSVPFSYLDNGKPIGMTVELSQAVAEAVKKVLNLPALEVRWQAVTSQNRMPLLANGTIDLECGSTTNNTVRAKEVGFAINHFYTGTRLLVKKSSGIQNYADLKGKTAAITTGTTNLQVLRKANAEQGWGMNIVMAKDHADGFLLVENDRAAAFGMDDILLYGLIANAKNPKDFHVVADALQVEPYACMLRKDDPQFKQLVDGVIGDMMKSGAFARLYDKWFMQPIPPKNAALGLPMSEQLQRNVQERGDKPAF from the coding sequence ATGCAACTTCACTCCACCGTGCTTTGTGCGGCACTGGGCCTGGGTTTTCTGGGCGCTGCCCATTCCGATACCCTGGCCAAGGTGCGCGACAGCGGGCGCATCACGCTGGCCTACCGCGAGTCCTCCGTGCCCTTCAGCTACCTGGACAACGGCAAGCCCATCGGCATGACCGTGGAGCTTTCGCAGGCAGTCGCCGAAGCCGTGAAGAAGGTGCTGAACCTGCCCGCGCTGGAGGTGCGCTGGCAGGCCGTGACCTCGCAGAACCGCATGCCGCTGCTGGCCAACGGCACCATAGACCTGGAGTGCGGATCGACCACCAACAACACGGTGCGAGCCAAGGAGGTGGGCTTTGCCATCAATCACTTCTACACCGGCACGCGGCTGCTGGTGAAGAAGAGCTCGGGCATCCAGAACTATGCCGACCTCAAGGGCAAGACCGCAGCCATCACCACCGGCACCACCAATCTGCAGGTGCTGCGCAAGGCCAATGCCGAGCAGGGCTGGGGCATGAACATCGTCATGGCCAAGGATCATGCCGACGGCTTTCTGCTGGTCGAGAACGACCGCGCCGCAGCCTTCGGCATGGATGACATCCTGCTCTACGGCCTGATCGCCAACGCCAAGAATCCCAAGGATTTCCACGTCGTGGCCGATGCGCTGCAGGTCGAGCCCTATGCCTGCATGCTGCGCAAGGACGACCCGCAGTTCAAGCAGCTGGTGGATGGCGTGATCGGCGACATGATGAAGTCTGGCGCCTTCGCCAGGCTCTACGACAAATGGTTCATGCAGCCCATCCCGCCCAAGAACGCGGCCCTGGGCCTGCCCATGAGCGAGCAACTGCAGCGCAATGTGCAGGAGCGCGGCGACAAGCCGGCGTTCTGA
- a CDS encoding D-amino acid dehydrogenase, translating into MHVCIVGAGIVGLATAYALQCAGCSVTVLERGPGPAAGASGGNGAQLSYSYVQPLADPGIWKMLPQLLLEKDSPLALRLRADPAQWAWGLRFLGACNARASMAGTQALLRLAAESRQAFESLQAQESLSCSLHTPGKLVLYHTQQGLDAAARQVALQSRLGGASQQVVDAAVAVRLEPALAGYAGRMAGAVHTPSESAADCRQLCEQLAALLAARGAELRYDTEVLGFERQGDAVTGLRTAAGLLQAEHYVLASGWESPAHARQLGLRIPVYPLKGYSITVDIPADHTQAAPRVSVTDTARKVVFARLGERLRVAGMVEIIGRDTRIDTARINSLRRSTQQVFAQLPLQGSLHPWSGMRPATPTGLPITGRQRGGPRNLWLQTGHGALGLTLAFGSAQRLAAQMRAA; encoded by the coding sequence ATGCATGTCTGCATCGTGGGCGCCGGCATCGTCGGCCTGGCCACTGCCTATGCGCTGCAATGCGCGGGCTGCAGCGTCACGGTCCTGGAGCGCGGGCCCGGCCCGGCAGCGGGCGCCAGCGGCGGCAACGGCGCGCAGCTCAGCTATTCCTATGTGCAGCCGCTGGCCGATCCCGGCATCTGGAAGATGCTGCCGCAACTGCTGCTGGAAAAGGACTCGCCGCTGGCACTGCGCCTGCGCGCCGACCCCGCCCAATGGGCCTGGGGCCTGCGCTTTCTGGGCGCCTGCAATGCACGCGCCTCCATGGCCGGCACGCAGGCGCTGCTGAGGCTGGCCGCCGAAAGCCGGCAGGCTTTCGAGAGTCTGCAGGCGCAGGAGTCCCTGAGCTGCTCATTGCACACGCCGGGCAAGCTGGTGCTCTACCACACACAGCAGGGCCTGGATGCCGCGGCCCGGCAGGTCGCCCTGCAATCGCGCCTTGGCGGCGCCAGCCAGCAGGTCGTGGATGCGGCAGTCGCCGTGCGCCTGGAGCCCGCGCTGGCAGGCTACGCGGGCCGCATGGCGGGCGCCGTTCACACCCCCAGTGAAAGCGCTGCCGACTGCCGCCAGCTGTGTGAGCAGCTGGCGGCGCTGCTGGCCGCACGCGGCGCCGAGCTGCGCTACGACACCGAGGTGCTGGGCTTCGAGCGCCAGGGCGACGCCGTCACCGGCCTGCGCACTGCCGCAGGACTGCTTCAGGCCGAGCACTACGTGCTGGCCAGCGGCTGGGAAAGCCCGGCCCACGCGCGCCAGCTGGGCCTGCGCATTCCCGTCTATCCGCTCAAGGGCTACAGCATCACCGTGGACATACCGGCCGACCACACCCAGGCCGCGCCGCGCGTGAGCGTGACCGACACCGCGCGCAAGGTGGTGTTCGCGCGCCTTGGCGAACGCCTGCGCGTGGCCGGCATGGTGGAGATCATCGGCCGCGACACACGCATCGATACGGCCCGCATCAACAGCCTGCGCCGCTCCACGCAGCAGGTCTTTGCCCAGTTGCCGCTGCAGGGCTCGCTGCATCCCTGGAGCGGCATGCGCCCGGCCACACCCACGGGCCTGCCCATCACCGGCCGCCAGCGCGGCGGACCACGCAATCTGTGGCTGCAGACAGGCCATGGTGCGCTGGGCCTGACGCTGGCCTTCGGGTCGGCACAGCGGCTGGCTGCGCAGATGCGCGCAGCCTGA